CCACGGCCTTGACGTTGGCCAGATGCAGCAGCGCATAAAGCAACATCGACGCATGCCCGACCGACAGCACGAAGCGGTCGCGATTCGGCCACAGCGGTTCGTCCGGATCGTAGCGCAGATGGTTTTGCCACAGATGGTAAGCAACCGGCGCCAGCGCCATCGGCGTGCCGGGGTGACCGGAATTGGCCTTTTGCACGGCGTCCATGGCCAGCGTGCGAATCGTGTTGATGCACAACTGGTCGAGGGCGGGATCGTTTTGCATGGGGACACTCCTTGTTCGGCGGTTGGGAACCTGGCCGGCATGCCGCGCCTCATTCAGCGATTCGGCGAGCTTGGCCGGTGGTGGTGTTCAGGGGATAACGCAGGGAAACCGCACAAGCTCACCGATGATGCGCCGATGCGCGCGATTCTGCACGCTAGTTGCCAGGCAGCGGCGCGCGTGGCGGGTGGCGTTGGTTGGTTAGCGCCGTACCGGCTACGTTACAGACGATGGATCTTTCAGGACGCTTGCGGTATCAGCGCCAACGCACGGCCCAAAGAGAGGAATGGCGCGCATCTACCGCTTCAAGCCGCATGCAGCCAGAACTCGACCAACGGGCCGAGCTTGCCGTCGATCGGATCCATGGGCGGGAACGGCAACGCGTCCATCGCTGCCAGTTCTTGCGGTGTGAGCGCTTCGCGGTGGATGTCCCACTGCTGCCCGTCCGGATAACCGCCCACCACCTGGAAATGCCGCGCGAAGGATTGCAGGCAATGGCCAGTGCCGGCGGGCAGCAGCAACGCATCGCCCGCAGATACGGTCACCACCCTTCCGCCCGGACCGCCAACGATCACCTGCGCGGACCCATCCGCGATGCCGAGCACTTCATGCGCGCTCGCGTGGAAATGGTGATAGTCGAAAATGCCGTCGCGCCATTGCGGCGGCCAGTCGTTGCGTTCGAACAGAATTTCAAATGCGGCGGCAAGGTCGCCGCTATCGGGCAAAAGTGCCCGGCGATAAATCACGACCGGTAGTTTGCGGTTGTTCGGCACCCAGTCGTGCGGCTCCAGCATGAAGGCTTCGTACTCGGTCTGCGCCGCGTCGAAACCGTGCTTCGAATCGTTGAGCATGGTTCGCTCCTGTGCGTGGTGCCGGGTGGTCGCCGATGGTGTGCGGTGCGACTTCACAACTTTTCAACTTCGCAACTTTGCAGCACCACTCACTCCTTGCGCTGTGATTCGCGGCCACCACCGCCCGGAGGCTCGCTTTGCGCGCCAGTGCCGAGCGGCACTTCGGCAGTCTGCGCGGGATGCTCGGTCGAACGCGGCGGATTGGTGGCCTTGTCGACGCCGGTCTGCTCGACCGGTTCGATGCCAAGCGGACTTGGTTCGACGTAATGCGTGCCGCTCGGTTTGTTGCGCTGTCGTGTTTCCGGCGAGATGTCCCACACGTTGGCGGTAGCGCCGTATTTGCCGTGCTGGGGGTCGCTGTTGTCGCTCTCGCGATTTTGTGCGTCGATCTGATCCATGTCGCTCTCCTTGACTGGCCTGTCGGCTATCTGATCTCTGCAGCAACAATCGGTCCCTGTCTGTGAACCGCGCGCCAAGAGGCCTCGCGCAACGTTTCCACCAACCCGGTAGGCGTGGCCGTTGCGGCGCCGAAAGCGGAGGTCACGGCCATTTTTTGTAAAAAGGGGAACGTCATAACGATCGCGTCGATTCGCGTGTCCAGCGTCACTGCTCCGGGGCCGCGCGATCCGCTGCCACGATCTCGCGTCCGTAATCGATCGCGGCGCGGCGCGCCTCGTCGGCAGTCGCGTAAGGCCCGATCTCGGGCGCGCCATCGAATGGAAACAGAAGCTTCCTGTCTGCTTTTCTGACTACCTTCAGCCCACCTACGTAACGGCCGTCGCCTGTTCCGTGATAGCTCGCGTAAATCTCGAAGTCATCGTCAGCAACGTCGGCCTTATGTCGCGCCATTTGTCTTTCCCTTATCCCTGCACTCGTGGTGCGTCATATTCCGTGTCATCGTGCGGCGTTTATAGCTATGGACGCCGCCGCGCGCTTACCGAGGTCGAGCAAGCCCCGTTCCACACGACGCCGGTCTAAGTCCGCCGAGCTTGAAGCGCCTCACGCGCGACTCCGAGTGCGACTCATCGGTCAAACGCAAAAAAGGGCATATCGGATAAACCCGGCATGCCCTTTTTCTAACGCCGAACACGTCGATCAACTGTGCCCAGCGCTCACCTCGTACTCAACTCACCGCAGCTTCGCCACATCCTTCTCCGTCACCTGCACAGCCGCCGGATTACCAAACTGCGTCGTCACGTAGTTAGTCAGAGCAGCAATCTGCGCATCATTCAACTCCACGGCAAACGCCGGCATCCCAACATCATTGCCCGCGGTCTTGCGCTGCACACCGTGCAAAATCACCTGCACCAGGTTACCCGGATTCGACGCCCCCACCGTGGTGTTATGCAGCAACGGCGGATAGTACCCATCCGGCGTGCCCTTGCCTTGTGCCTGATGGCAAGTCGCGCAATTACCGAGGTACAAACGCGCCGGATCGAGCGTACCGTCGCTCATCGCAACACCACGCAACCGCGTCACGTCCGTGGCCGGCTTGCCCCAAGTACCGCGTGCTTGCCGGCTGCCGTCGCTGACCGCAGGCACCGTGCGCACGTAGGTAGCAATCGCGTTGATATCGGCGTCCGTCATCTTCGAGAAGCTATGCTCCACCGCTTCGCCCATCGGCCCAGCAGCTTGCGCGAGACCTGGCACGCTGCCCGTCTGAAGATACTGGACGAGTTGCGCATGGGTCCATCCGCCAATCCCGCTGTTGGTCGCCGACGTGATGTTGTAGCCATCCCAACCCGCCAGCACCGAACCGCCGAGAAAATCGCCGCCAGTTTCGTCGAGCGCTTTCTCCTGCATTGCGAAGCCGCGCGGCGTGTGGCACGTACTGCAATGTGCGAGGCCTTGCACGAGGTACGCGCCGCGATTCCATTCGACGCTCTGGTTCGACTTCGCCTGATACGAACCGCTCGTCAGGAACAGCCAGTTCCACGCGGTCAGCGGCCAGCGCATGTTGAGCGGCCACGGAATATCGCTTGCATGCGTGGCCTGATTCACCGGCGCGACGCCGTAGCGGAAGTACGCGTACAGCGCCTTCACGTCGTCGTCGCTGACCTTCGCGTACGAGACGTACGGCATGGCCGGATACAGATTGTGGCCGTCCTTCGAGACGCCTTTGCGCAGCGCGCGGTCGAAATCATCAAGCGACCACGTGCCGATCCCCGTTTGCGGATCCGGCGTGATATTGCTTGAGTAGATCGTGCCGAGCATCGGTACTTTCAGCGGCAAGCCACCCGCAAACGGCTTGCCCTTTACCGTGCTATGACACGCCATGCAATCGCCGGCCGTCGCGAGATATTCACCGCGTTTAATCAATGCGGTGTCGTTGCCGCTCACCGACGACTCCGCCTGCGCCAACGCGGGCAGAGTCAAGGCACCGGCCAGTAGCCAGAAAAAGGTTTTCTTCAGCACGTTCAAACTTCCTTCTTCAACTGGTCGGCCATGCGCAGCGCCAGCGCTGCGATGCTCAGCGTCACGTTGACGGTGCCCACGGTGGGCATCGTCGCGCTGCTCGAGATAAACAGGTTCGGGTGATCGAAGGTACGGCAATGCTTGTCGACCACCGAATCGCGCGGATCGCTGCCCATGATGGTCGCGCCCGTGATGTGATTGTTCGGCGCGAACTCGTCCTGATACTCGATCTCGGTGCCGCCCAGCACTTTCGCCGCGTTGGCGTAAACCTCGCGCGTATGCACGGCGCCGCGCTTCACGTAATCGTCGATACGATACGTAATCTCCGGACGGGGAATACCGATCGCGTCGGTCTCCGTTTTGCTCGGCACGATGCGGTTTTCCGGTGCGGGCAGGATTTCGTGGAAGCAATCGAACTCGACAAAACGCGCCGCGCGGTCGCGAATCTGCGCGTCCAGCTCGGCCGGTTTGATCAGCTTGCCCCGCTTGAAAATCTTCTGCGTTTCCTGATCGATACGCGACAGGTTCGACAGATGGATTTTCTTCGCAGCTTCGGTCGCGCGGAATGCGCCGTCGCGGAAACCGATCAGCGAGGTCATTTCCTGCGGTCCGCGGCCCGGCCACAGTTTTTCGTCGGCGTAGAACGTCACGCCGGTGCCCGGGTGGTCCATCAGATTGCGGCCCACCATGTCGGAGCTATTGCCCACGCCGTTCGGGAAATCGTGGCTGGTGGACATCAGCATGATCTTCGGCGTTTCAATGCCGTTCGCGGCCAGCACGAAGTACTTGCCTTCCACGCGATACTCGTTGCCCTGCGGGTCTTTATACAAAGCCGCGACGATGCGCTTGTCCGCGCCCACTTCGAGCTTGTAGACGACCGCGTTGTCGATCAGTTTCGCACCGGCCTGCTCCGCTTTCTCGACGTGCACAATCCCGTTGTACATCGCGCCGATCGGACAGATCGGCATGCAATTGTTGTTGCCGCAACAGGTCGGGCGGCCGTCGTACGGACGGCTATTGCGCGCCACCGGCTCGGTCACCACGTGATAGCGCGAGTCGAACGCGTTGAGCTTGCCCTTGATAGTCTGCTCGTTGTACGACAGCGGCAGCGGCGCCATCGGATACGGCTGGCTGCGCGGCGAACCGAGTTCTTCGTCCGTCGGGCCCCACACGCCGAGTTCTTCTTCGGCGCGCTGATAGTACGGCTCCAGCTCTTCGTACGCCATCGGCCAGTCACGGCCCACGCCGTACACCGTCTTCATGTGGAAGTCGTTCGGCATGAAGCGCCACGCGGACGCCGCCCAGTGCCACGTTGTGCCGCCCACCGCGCGAATGTACTGCGAGTTGAATTTGTGCTCGCCCTTCAGGATCAGATAATTGTTCGGCGGACCGTATTCCGGATGCGGCGCCCATTGACTCGACGGATACGGCGCCGAGTTATCCGACTTGTCGAACTGGTTGCGGAAGCGTTCGACGATTTCCCAGCGCGGCATGCGCGGCCCGGCTTCGAGCAGAATCACGGACTTGCCGGCCAGCGCCATCTGATGCGCGACGATCGCGCCCGCGACGCCCGAGCCGACTACGACGATATCGGCCTGCTGGGTTTTGGGTTGGGTTTGATTTTGTGAATCGGCCATGCTCAGGCTTGCCTTTCGATCGGTTTGGCAGCCCAGAAACCGGGCTTGTTGGGGCAGTACGAACGGATGATCAGCGTGTCGGAAACCACGTCGTACATCAGCGCCTGTTCGTACGTGACCACGGTCGTATCGACGGTGCCGAGGTACCACGCTTCGAGGATCTTCAGCGCGAGCGCCTGTTGCGAGGCGTCGGCGGAACCGGCGGCGAGCGCGCCGGCCAGCTTCGGCAACTGCTGCGCGAAAGCGGGCGACGACGTCTGCAACGCGGCCAGCAGGCGCGTGCCGACGTCGCGATTCAGCGTGGCTCGCGCGGTCAGCGATTGCGACAGGCTCATGAACGCGTCGATGGGCGCGGCGGAGGGGTTCGCGGCGAGTGCCTTGAGCGCGAGCGAGCCGGTCAGGCCCGCGGCGGTCAACGCGAGTGCGCCCTGGAGCCAGCGGCGGCGCGTCATGCTCGACGCTTCACCGCTCGCGGCGAAGGCTGTCCCGTCGCGGGACTCGCCGTGAGTATCGTGTGGAGTCAATTGTTGTTTATCCCTTGTGAGGCGTTCTTCAAAACTTATTGCGGGGTGATACGAGACCTGCCGAATGCAGCACGAGCGGCATCACGAGCGCCGTTCGCTCGTAGCACGTTCCATGCCGCTTATCGCGCAGCGTCAAAACTGATGCAGCATCCCGACATAAGCGCCGGTCTGCGATTCGCCGACCAGCGGACTCGTGTTGCTGGTCGAGTCGCGCGGCGACGCTTCGAGCGAGAAGTTCGAGTTGCCACCGTTGTTCACGTAACCCACCGTGCCATACAGAAAGGTGCGCTTCGTCAGGTTGTAGGTGGTGCCGAGCACGTACATCATCGCGTGGCCGGACGGGTCGTGCGCGGCGTCGCCGCTGCCGTCGCCGACCTTCACGTAGTAGCCGCCCGCCGTCACCGCCCAGCGCGGCTGGAAGTTGTAGGTCGCGCCGAGCCAGTAGTGATCCGCGCTATCGGCCACGCCGACCGGCGAGTCCGGCGCCGAGTAGTGCGTATAGGCGCCCTGGATCTTCACCGCATCGAAATGCACGTTGGCGCCCACGAAATATTCGCGCGACGCCTGGAAGATATTGCTGAAGCGGCCATTGCTGTCGCGCAGTTCGTCGTAGATGCCGCGCACGTCGAACAGCGTGGAGTGATAGCTCAGCATGACGCCGTCGGAGCGGCCGAACTCACCGTTCGCGCCACTATTGAACGAGCCCGGCTGATTGCCGAACGAGTATTGCCCCTGCACGTCGAAGCCCCAGAACACCGGGCTGTGATACTCGACGTTGTTGCTGGTTTGCTGCCAGTTGCGCCCGCGCACCAGCGAGGCCGACGAAAACGCCTGCTGCACGAACGGATCGAATTCCCACACGCCGTCGCTATCGATAAACAGATTGCGGCCCGCCTGCAGCGTGCCCCACTCCTGGCTCTTCAAGCCGACGAATGCGCGCCGCGACCAGAGGCGCCCGCCGCTGGTGGTGCCGTTCATCACCTGCAAGCCGGTTTCCAGGTTGAAGATCGCATTCAGGCCACCGCCCAGATCTTCATTGCCTTTGAGGCCCAGCATGCTGGTGCCCCAATCGCCGCCCTCCGCGCTCCAGCGGCTCGAACTGCCGCCCGCGGCATTGTTGATGTGATTCAGGTATTCCAGACCCGCGTCCAGGCGACCATATAACGACACACTGGTTTGACCATAAGCCAGCGGACTAGCCGCTACCGCAAGGGCCGCCATTAATTTAGTAGGTAGTCTCATTGTCTTGCCGTGAGTTGTTTTGTATCGCGAGGGAGGGCAAAGCGGATTGCGGATGATTCAAAACTACTCGGTGCAGCGTCGGCGGCGCTCATGCTGCGACCACCCGGACAACGCCGGTTTAAAGCGGGATTCGAAAACGACGATGGATAGAACGATGGATAGATGTTGCAAAACTACATCCAGCGCGGTCGAACTATAGGGGATACGCGGCTGATAGCCTATCCGTTTGACGCAATAAACTTTTGCGGACAGCGGACTCGACATTGAGTGGGCAACCGAAAAGGGCGATCGAAAGCTGCTCAAGATAAGATAGATGCTCATTACGTCCGCGCCAAATAGAAACGTATAAACCGTTATCGATCCTTTACCTCTTGCCATGAATGCGCCCGAACTGACCGAAGACGAACACCTTGGCCTTTACCAACGCGCAACGGAGAACGGCGCTGAATGGTGGCGCGTCAGCGTCGCCGACCGCCCGGAAAACTATCGCCTCGAACATGGCGCGGACGACGGCGAGCGTACCGGCACGGTCGATATCGATCTGGTGGTCGATGCGGAAAATCTGCGCGCCAAGCTGAAGAAGTGGCGCCGCGAAGGCTTCGCGATCGATACCGGCGACACCGGCGCCGAGCACGGCGCGGCCGAACGGATCGCCTTCATGCCCGCCTTGCAGCGCGCCGCGGCGCTCGCGGCGGCGGCGAAACAGCGGCACGTGGAAGGCGTAAGCGAGAGCGTGCGCATCGGTCATGTCGACGTGCCCTGCGGCATGGATAGTCCGCTGGTGCCGCGCATCAATCCCGCCTATCTGTTTTCCGAGCGCTTCAACGACATCGTCGAAGATATCGTCGAGAACCGCCGCGTCATGCTGATCGGCCACACTGGCGCCGGCAAGACCAGCCTGATCGAACAGGTCGCGGCGCGTTCGCGGCACGGCGTACTGCGCTCGAACATGAACGGGCAGACCACCGTCGGCGATTTCGTCGGCTTCTGGACAGTCAAGGGCGGCGAGACTTTATGGGTCGACGGCGTGCTGCCCACCGCGATGCGCGAGGGCCTGTGGCTGATCGTCGACGAAATCGACTTCGCCGAACCGTCGATTCTCGCCGCGCTCACCGCCGTGCTCGAACCGCACGGCCGCCTCGTGCTGAAGGAGAAAGGCAACGAGATCGTGGCGCCGCATCCGGCGTTCCGGCTCTTCGCCACCGCGAACGCCGTCGGCGCGATGAGCCAGTTCCGTCATCTGTATCAGGGCGCCAATCTGATGAACGAGGCGTTTCTCGATCGCTGGCGCGTATATCTGCTCGACTATCTGTCGCCCGCCGAAGAAGCCGACGTGCTGATCCGCACGCTCGCCCCGCACATGACGCGCACGCTCGCCACCACGCTCGCTGCGATTGCCGCCGACTGCCGCGCGGCGTTCTCGCGCGAAGATCTGTCGAGCGCGTTCTCGACGCGGCGCCTGCTCGACTGGGCCGAACTGATGCTGCGCACCGGCGACCCCGAACGCGCGGCCGGGCCGGCCATCTATGCGAAGGTGAGTCCGGAAGACGCCGCGTTGATTCGCGGCATCATTCGCCATCACATCGCGCCGGCCGCCTGAACGTGGGCACGATGCACGCTCCGCACGACACGCGCGGCTTCACCTTCGAATCCACGCTCAGCAAAGTCGCCCGTGTGCTGACGGGGCAATACGGCGTGACGGTCGCGTTCAGTCCGGACGGGCCGCGCGTTGAACCTGGCCGGATCGTGATTCCCGATTACGAGCTGAACGGCGGCATCGAACGCGATGTGCTGATCGGCTATCTGGATCTGCTGGTGGCGCGCGCGAAACATGCGTCGCTCGCGGAGCTCGACGCGCTGCCAGCCGGTATCGAAGCGAAACTCGCGCAAGTGATCGACGACCGTCGCGTGTGCGGTGAATTGCTCGACGAGTATCCGGGCGCACGCTGGTTCATCGGCAAACTGCGCGTGCATGCAGCCGAACGTGTGCGGCAGCGCTGGTCGAAGCTGCATTGGCGCGACCGGCTGGTCTGGCTGGTGGAGCGCGCGCTGTGGGATGAGCCGCCGACGCGAACCGAAGCGGTCCATTCGCTGCTGGCCGCGTTGCATGCGTCGCAGGATCTGCTGCACGAAGCGCACGGCAGCCGCTCGACCGCGCAGAGCATCGCGACGGCGCGAGCGCTGGTGTCGCGGGTGCGTGCGTTGTCGGCGGGCGACGTGAACAGCATGGTCTTCACCGCGGACCCGGTCGAAGACATCGACACGGAAACGGCCGCGAGTTCGTCCGCGCCGCTCGACGACGAAGACGACACCGTGCTGCCCGATCACGACAGCGCGAATTCGCCGCCGTCGGATCGCAGCGGCGGCGCTCAGGCGGAGAACGCGGTCGGCATGGGCCAATCGCTCGGCGACGCGCAACAGCCTTCGGCGAATAGCGAAGGCGAAGCCGGCGCTGCGGTAGCCAACACGGTGCGCGCACAACTGTCCATTCCACTCGCCACCGAATTCGATGAGATCGCCGACCTCACCGGCCAGGACGACAGCGCGGCGTGGCGTGAACTTCGCGCGCAAGCCCGCGCGGACACCGCGCCGCTGAAGGAAAAACTCGAACGTGCGCTGAGCGCCGACGAACGCACACGCTGGCGCCGCGAGCAGGAGCGCGGCGAGATCGACCGTACCGCGCTCGCGAAACTCGCCACCTCGCCCGGTTACCGCACGCCGTTTCGCACGCAGCGGGCGCACAAAGGGCGCGACGTGGCGGTCACGTTGCTGATCGACCGCAGCGGCTCGATGGCCGGACGCAAGATCGAACTCGCGCGCCAATGCGCGACCGCGTTGTGCGATGCGCTGACGCAGTTGTCGTTCGATTGCGAGGTGCTGGGCTATTGCTCGGTCGAATCGGAGCCGATGCGTCAGCTTTATCAGCGGCAGCTTGCGGCGGGTGCGGATTTGCGGCGCTATAACCGCTTCGTCGAGCGGCTCGATCTGAAAGTCTACAAACGCTTCGGTGCGACGGATCTGAGCGGTATCGCGCGGATCGACTGCGGACACGAGAACCCCGACGGCGAAGCGCTCGCGTGGGCCGCGGCGCGTCTGGCCGATCATCAGGCCAGCCGGCGCATTCTGATGGTGTTCTCCGACGGTTATCCCTCGACCGGCGACGGCGACCCGCAAGTGCTGCGCAGCGATCTGCGCGAACGCGTGGCGGCGATCGGCCAGCGCGGCATCGAGTTGGTGGGGATCGGCGTGTTGACCGACGCCGTGGAGGATTTCTATCCGCACAACGTGGTGGTGAGCCGTCTCGCGGAACTACCGTCGACGGTGTTTTCCGTGCTGAGCACGATGCTGCTGAAGCGCTAGCGCGGTTCCGTTCCGTTCAGCACTACCCTCACCCGCTCAGAACGCGTTCAGCGGAATCTTCAGATAGCGCACGCCGTTCGCCTCCGGCTCCGGCAGCGCGCCCGCGCGGATATTGATCTGGATGGCTGGCAGAATCAGCGTCGGCATGCCGA
This genomic stretch from Paraburkholderia bryophila harbors:
- a CDS encoding cupin; its protein translation is MLNDSKHGFDAAQTEYEAFMLEPHDWVPNNRKLPVVIYRRALLPDSGDLAAAFEILFERNDWPPQWRDGIFDYHHFHASAHEVLGIADGSAQVIVGGPGGRVVTVSAGDALLLPAGTGHCLQSFARHFQVVGGYPDGQQWDIHREALTPQELAAMDALPFPPMDPIDGKLGPLVEFWLHAA
- a CDS encoding DUF6723 family protein; its protein translation is MARHKADVADDDFEIYASYHGTGDGRYVGGLKVVRKADRKLLFPFDGAPEIGPYATADEARRAAIDYGREIVAADRAAPEQ
- a CDS encoding c-type cytochrome produces the protein MLKKTFFWLLAGALTLPALAQAESSVSGNDTALIKRGEYLATAGDCMACHSTVKGKPFAGGLPLKVPMLGTIYSSNITPDPQTGIGTWSLDDFDRALRKGVSKDGHNLYPAMPYVSYAKVSDDDVKALYAYFRYGVAPVNQATHASDIPWPLNMRWPLTAWNWLFLTSGSYQAKSNQSVEWNRGAYLVQGLAHCSTCHTPRGFAMQEKALDETGGDFLGGSVLAGWDGYNITSATNSGIGGWTHAQLVQYLQTGSVPGLAQAAGPMGEAVEHSFSKMTDADINAIATYVRTVPAVSDGSRQARGTWGKPATDVTRLRGVAMSDGTLDPARLYLGNCATCHQAQGKGTPDGYYPPLLHNTTVGASNPGNLVQVILHGVQRKTAGNDVGMPAFAVELNDAQIAALTNYVTTQFGNPAAVQVTEKDVAKLR
- a CDS encoding GMC family oxidoreductase, translated to MADSQNQTQPKTQQADIVVVGSGVAGAIVAHQMALAGKSVILLEAGPRMPRWEIVERFRNQFDKSDNSAPYPSSQWAPHPEYGPPNNYLILKGEHKFNSQYIRAVGGTTWHWAASAWRFMPNDFHMKTVYGVGRDWPMAYEELEPYYQRAEEELGVWGPTDEELGSPRSQPYPMAPLPLSYNEQTIKGKLNAFDSRYHVVTEPVARNSRPYDGRPTCCGNNNCMPICPIGAMYNGIVHVEKAEQAGAKLIDNAVVYKLEVGADKRIVAALYKDPQGNEYRVEGKYFVLAANGIETPKIMLMSTSHDFPNGVGNSSDMVGRNLMDHPGTGVTFYADEKLWPGRGPQEMTSLIGFRDGAFRATEAAKKIHLSNLSRIDQETQKIFKRGKLIKPAELDAQIRDRAARFVEFDCFHEILPAPENRIVPSKTETDAIGIPRPEITYRIDDYVKRGAVHTREVYANAAKVLGGTEIEYQDEFAPNNHITGATIMGSDPRDSVVDKHCRTFDHPNLFISSSATMPTVGTVNVTLSIAALALRMADQLKKEV
- a CDS encoding sugar dehydrogenase complex small subunit; translated protein: MTRRRWLQGALALTAAGLTGSLALKALAANPSAAPIDAFMSLSQSLTARATLNRDVGTRLLAALQTSSPAFAQQLPKLAGALAAGSADASQQALALKILEAWYLGTVDTTVVTYEQALMYDVVSDTLIIRSYCPNKPGFWAAKPIERQA
- a CDS encoding porin, with the translated sequence MRLPTKLMAALAVAASPLAYGQTSVSLYGRLDAGLEYLNHINNAAGGSSSRWSAEGGDWGTSMLGLKGNEDLGGGLNAIFNLETGLQVMNGTTSGGRLWSRRAFVGLKSQEWGTLQAGRNLFIDSDGVWEFDPFVQQAFSSASLVRGRNWQQTSNNVEYHSPVFWGFDVQGQYSFGNQPGSFNSGANGEFGRSDGVMLSYHSTLFDVRGIYDELRDSNGRFSNIFQASREYFVGANVHFDAVKIQGAYTHYSAPDSPVGVADSADHYWLGATYNFQPRWAVTAGGYYVKVGDGSGDAAHDPSGHAMMYVLGTTYNLTKRTFLYGTVGYVNNGGNSNFSLEASPRDSTSNTSPLVGESQTGAYVGMLHQF
- a CDS encoding AAA family ATPase; translation: MNAPELTEDEHLGLYQRATENGAEWWRVSVADRPENYRLEHGADDGERTGTVDIDLVVDAENLRAKLKKWRREGFAIDTGDTGAEHGAAERIAFMPALQRAAALAAAAKQRHVEGVSESVRIGHVDVPCGMDSPLVPRINPAYLFSERFNDIVEDIVENRRVMLIGHTGAGKTSLIEQVAARSRHGVLRSNMNGQTTVGDFVGFWTVKGGETLWVDGVLPTAMREGLWLIVDEIDFAEPSILAALTAVLEPHGRLVLKEKGNEIVAPHPAFRLFATANAVGAMSQFRHLYQGANLMNEAFLDRWRVYLLDYLSPAEEADVLIRTLAPHMTRTLATTLAAIAADCRAAFSREDLSSAFSTRRLLDWAELMLRTGDPERAAGPAIYAKVSPEDAALIRGIIRHHIAPAA
- a CDS encoding cobaltochelatase CobT-related protein — translated: MHAPHDTRGFTFESTLSKVARVLTGQYGVTVAFSPDGPRVEPGRIVIPDYELNGGIERDVLIGYLDLLVARAKHASLAELDALPAGIEAKLAQVIDDRRVCGELLDEYPGARWFIGKLRVHAAERVRQRWSKLHWRDRLVWLVERALWDEPPTRTEAVHSLLAALHASQDLLHEAHGSRSTAQSIATARALVSRVRALSAGDVNSMVFTADPVEDIDTETAASSSAPLDDEDDTVLPDHDSANSPPSDRSGGAQAENAVGMGQSLGDAQQPSANSEGEAGAAVANTVRAQLSIPLATEFDEIADLTGQDDSAAWRELRAQARADTAPLKEKLERALSADERTRWRREQERGEIDRTALAKLATSPGYRTPFRTQRAHKGRDVAVTLLIDRSGSMAGRKIELARQCATALCDALTQLSFDCEVLGYCSVESEPMRQLYQRQLAAGADLRRYNRFVERLDLKVYKRFGATDLSGIARIDCGHENPDGEALAWAAARLADHQASRRILMVFSDGYPSTGDGDPQVLRSDLRERVAAIGQRGIELVGIGVLTDAVEDFYPHNVVVSRLAELPSTVFSVLSTMLLKR